One Synechococcus sp. Nb3U1 genomic window, GCAGTCACACTTGCAGCGTGATATTCCTCAGTGAGCATGACAAACGTGAGCCCGACCCAAGCTCCCAAGCAGGGTGCCAAACGAGGGTGTTTTAATACCCAATTCACCAACGCCACAGCTATAGCCAGCCAAGCCAAAATGATCAAAGCAGAACCAATGGCCCCAGTTTGGTAGAGCGAAGAAAGAACCTGCGAATGGGATCCGAGTGGATGGTGTGTAATTCTCGAATGCCCTTGAGCCCCATAGCCAAAAAAGGGAGAATCTAGAAAGGCTTCAAAAGCCTCCCGATACATTTCCTGGCGTAGTGTGAAGGAGTCCCGTCGATAATTGAAGAGATACCAGGTGAAGCCGCTAATTAAAAAAGGAGAAGCTGCTGCCAAGGGAATCACCAACCCGTTCAATATTCGACGTCCCCAGCGACTACCAAACCAGAGGCTAATTAGAGTCGCTGCCCCAAAAGCCAGTTGAGCCATACGAGCTGCTGAAAACCGAAGCGTTACTACTGCACCCATGAGTCCAACCCAACGCCAAAATCGACTCTCCTCCGTTAACGCGATCTGACTCAGGATCAAACTCATCGTCCCAGCTAAGGGAGACCAATAGTAAAACGACTTCAGACGAGGGACTAAAACGGGATCCACCTCCCAGGCGATCCGATCCAGGCCATAGAGCTGCGCCTCAAAGAAAACTCGAGCAGGTATCGAAGGCCACAATATCGTCACAAGGCTGTGGGTTTCCAAAAGGGATCCCGTCAGGCGTAGGTACCCTTCCCCAATCACGACTGCGATCAGCTGGCATAGGCCGACTATACAGGCCGCTCTAACCACCACTTGAAAACGAACCTGTAACCGGCGCACGGCGTACCAAACCGCCACCGTCAGCACCCAAACACCCAAAATTGCTCCCAAAGCAGTGAGGCTACGCCCAACCTCTGCTACCCCTAAAGCCAAATTAATGAGCAGAGAAACCAGCCAAGCGATGATGTAGCCACACCAGAGGTGCCATCCCACCAACAGTGGAACTGGCTGTGGGCGATACCAACTGCGCAACAGCAAATACCCCCCCACCAGTGGGTAAACAATAATTTGAATGCCCAGAACCCACCAAAGCGGCACCAAAGCAATCGTCCAAAAGATCACTTTTTCTGCGTGTTGATCAGGCAGCACATGCCTGAACGACTCAGAAAGCCACTCGGCTTCAGCTTTCGAAGACTGTGGAAAGGGAGCTGTTAACATTGCCACTAAACCACCTCAGGCAATAAACCTTGATTTTTGGATTTGCCCAGTCGAGGGTGCCCTTTGACGACAGTATGAGCCCCCGTTCCCACCACAACTTGACCCAGCAGGCGGGTATCCCAAGTGCGCAAGGTTTCTGCTGCCGCTGCTGCTCCCCTTCGCCCCAATTGCTGCGGAGCCGCAACCCAGAGTACCCCATCACACAAAGAAGCCAGTAATGTCGCGGCTGAGCCTTGGGAAACGGGTGGACAATCCAAGATCACCAAGTCATACCGTTTGCGCAACCGCTCCAAAAGCATTGACCATTTCTTGTAGGCAGAAAGGGAAAGCCCCACTTGATAAGTCAACACATCGAATCCACGCAGTTCGGCACTGGCCTTAGAACCATTGGGTCTCTCTGCAGTTTGAGTTTGCAACCACTCGCGCCATTGCCGTTCCTCTTCAGCGGGATCTTTTAAATCTCGCTCCTCCAGAGTAGTGGCATCAAAACGGCTCAGATGAGGGGATCCCATCTCATTGGCGTTGGCCCGTACTAGCAAAACTCGGCGACGAACTTGCGCTTCTAGAAGGGCTAGGTTTTCAGCCACCAACCCACTCCCTTCGGGGCGAGACCAACTGGCAATGGCAATGGTATGCACTTCTCGGGGCAGCATACGCATGTGGGCTTGCAAAGTTTGATAGCCATCCAGCAGAGGGTTTTCCTTCCCGGAACTGGGGTCTGCCAGCTTCTCCACTCCCCCCCAAGGCACAGCACTGAGTACAGGCAGCGGCAGAATGTCTCGCAACTCCGGCAGGGTCCGCAACTTGTTGTTGGTGGCAACCTTAGCCCACACCGCCCCCAGTCCTGTGAGCGTGCCTAAAACCAGGGCCACAGCATAAAGAGGTTTGCGATTGGGGCCAATCGGAACGCTTCGCTGGCTGGGTGGTTCGATCACCCGTACATTGCCCAAACTTTGTTGCTCGAGAATACGGCTAGAGGCGAGGTTTTCGCTAAAGATCAAGTAAGTCTGGCGAGCTCGATCCAAAGCCAGTTGCAGCTGGGTGTGCTCTTTCAACAACTGAGGTAGCTCGTTGTAACGGCTCTGAATCTCCGCGAACTGACTGTTTAGTTGGCCGAGGCGCGCATTTTGAGCAGCACGTTCTACCCCCAGCTCAAACCATTGCTCAACTAAGCCCTGCTGAACGGGATCCGGAATGGCCAGATCGGATCCGGCTTGCTCCCCCAAAGCTCGTATGGAATAGTCTCGAAGTAGAGCGGCTAAGCGCTCTCTTTTTTCCAGGGCACTGAGTACCTGGGGATTTTGATCGGTGTAGCGGGATTGCAACTGAGCCAATTCCGTCTCCGCCTTGACCAAATCCGCTCGCAAAGCTTGAAAGTTGGGATCCCGGCTCAGACCGACAATCCGTAATGCGGCATCTGGATCCTCCGGCAGCTGACCTTGCAGGCTTTCAATCCGCTGCACTGTTGAAGAAAGCTCCACCTGAGCCGCTTGTACCCGCTGGCGCATCTCATTCAGAGTACGAGCCACATCTGCTGTCTCACTGCCACCTCCCAAAAAGCGATTTTCCTGTTGGAAGGCTTCCAGAGCATCTTGGGCATTTTTCAGATCCTCTTGTAGCTCTGGCAATTGGCGTTCTAGGGCCCGCCGCGCCTGAGACGCCCTCTCTCGGTTCAGTCGTAGGTTTTCCTGGATATAAACTTCGGTGATGGCAGCGACAACCTTCGGTGGCAATTCTGGATCTGTAGAGGAATAGCTGATTTCTACCAGATCAGTTCCCCCCAGCAGCTTTACTCCGAGTGCCCCTTGAGGAACCCCTTGCCGCTCCAGCCCCGCCTGCTCAAGAGCCTTTTCAAAAATGGGAGTAGAGCGGATCAGGGCGATTTGGTTATTGATCGGGTTAACCCGATCCCCAACCGTATCGAGGCTGCTCACTCCCGAGTTGTTCGCCCCCGAGACCAAACGCTCCACACTGCGCGGGGACTCGATCAATAACTCCGAGCGAGCCTGGTAAATGGGAGGGATACGCCGAATCCAGTACACCGCCGGCCCCAACACAGCGATCAGAACCAGCAGAAACAACCAAGATTCTGGCAAGAAAGCACGGATCACCCGTTCCGGTAGGGGACGACGCACAGGCATAGCGTAAGTGGAATCAAAAGTCATGGCAGTCGCGGGGTAAGAGAGTCAGGTGGAATCGCAGGGGAGTGCAAAGCGGTGCGGTGCAAACGCTGATAGAGAGCCTCGTACTGTTGCCAGGTGCGCTCAAACCTCCAATGGCGCTGGTAATCGGCACGAGCAGCTTGCCCAAAATGTCTGCGCAGTTGAGGGTTGCTCAACAGTTGGGTTAACCCTTCCCGTAGAGCAGGTGCATCTTCTGGCGGGATCAACAACCCATTTCGCTGGGGATGCAGGGCCTCGGCAGTGCCACCCACATCCGTTGCCAAACAAGCTAAGCCAGCAGCCATCGCTTCTAGCAGAGAAAGGGGTAACCCCTCTAGGAGGGAGGGCAAGACAAATACCTCAGCCAAAGCCAGCCACTCCGGCACCCAAGCGGTGTGGCCGATCCAAAACACATCGGCGTCAAGGCCCAACTGCTGTGTCTGCTTTCGGAGCGGATTTTCCAGAGAGCCGGAACCCGCCATTACGAACCCCCATGCTTTGCGCAGAGCGGGATCCAATCCGGCAATGGCCTCTAGCAAATAGTGGTGTCCCTTTTCCGGTTCCAGTCGAGCAACCGTCAGGCAGAGCTTTTTTTTCTGCCCTGGCAGAGACTGCTGCAACTTGGCCACCTGCTCTGGCTCAGGCAAACGGGCTGTGATGCCGTTTTGGATAACGGCTCGACGGTAGGATGGCAGGTTAAAAAACTCAGCATGGTGACGATCCATCGCCTCGGAGCACCCCACCACCACATCTGCCAAAAGAGTGAAGCGGCGCCGGGTGGTATAGGCAATGTGGTTGGTTTGCACACTGGGGGGGCGATTGGGGATCCCTCGCAACAGGAGGGAGCAATAGCGATCATGCACATGCACCACATCAGGAGAATCACGGGCGATTCGCTGCCCAAACCGCAGCCAATCCCAAAGCTTGTTGCCGGTGAAAAACTGTTCTGCCCCCGCGTCTGCAAACACCTGTGCATCCCTGGCCAGGATGGATACCGTGTGCCCTGCTGCCTGCGCTGAGGCCTGCAAGTCCAGAACCACCTGAAGGGTGCCTGTGCCGGTTTTGGACTGGTAGAGAGCATGCAATATCTTCATAGCATTCCCAACTGTTCTGCCGAATCCCTCAAACTCTCAGCCCTAATCACTTGGGCATCTCCTTCCGCAGCAACCTCTCGGTCACTACTTCCAAGGCTTCTTCAAGTGCCCAGCCATGGTGTAAAACGACTTCTCGAAAGGGCCTACCCGTCAACTGGTGTTCCACCAGCGCTTGCTCTACTTGGGCGGGCTTAAGGATCCCCGATTCCGCCAGCATTTGGCCCAGAAGGCGAATTTTAGCTTCTTCGGGAGGCTGCATTCGCCGGACTGGAAGAGTCCGTTCTGCCGGATCAGCCTGCTCGACCCAAGACACCCGAAACCCTTGTAGGCGAGCCAAAGTCAACATCAAGACAAAGGTAGGATTTCCCAGCAGATAACGGACGGACAGTCGCTGTGGCTCACGAGACAGCCGGTACAACCATTCCAAACCGACATCGGACAACCACTTTGGACAGTCGGGTACCACGCCCGCCAAACGGTCAATCACAGCCCCACCGGAAAGAATCGCATTCACAGCCAGGCGCTCTCGATGTTGCTCAATCCAGTATTCTTGTCTGGGCATACCCATGCCAACGATCAAGATCTGGCAGCCGCTGGCGCGGATCGATTCCACGATGGCTGTATTCTCTTCAGAATCTTCCGCAGCAAAGTAACCATGATGCCCGGTTACCTGAAGATGGGGATAAAGCCGGCGCAAATTGCTCAGGGACTTCTCCAAATGAGTTGGGCTCCCCCCCAGCAAGTACAGAGACAATCCTTCCCGTTGGCAACGCTCCAGCAAAAGGGGCATGAGGATGCTGTAGGAAACTCGATACTCCACAGGCAGCTTCAGCTTGCCCAAGTAGCCAATCGCCTTGAGGATGCCAATACCGTCGCAATGGACGATATCTGCTGCCTGCAAGAAGCGATAGAACCGGGGACAGATCATCGAGAGGTTGAACCCATGCACATTGCAGTGGGCAATCACTCGGCGCTGGTTGTACCGACAGGCTTGCCAGATCTCTTCCACCAAAGCGGGAGCCGTCATACAGTGCAGTTGACGCCCCAGCAAATCCACAGCAAACACCTGCCCCAACGCTTTCGTCGGAACAGATGGTGGCAAAATTTGCAAGTGCGTGGACATCATCGGGAAAACCAGCTCTACCAGAAGGCCAAAACCTACCATTCAGCCTGAACTCCAAACCGCCACCGCCGTTCGGCAGCAAAGCCTGTGGAGGCAGACATTGCAAGTAAGACATGCACTATTGCCAAGTTCCATCTTTCTTAAGAATTTATTTATATTTGACCGAGTCACAAAGATGGTGCTCTCTGGCAGGAACAGATAGATACCGCAAAAATGCTTTCTGTGAGCAGATCATGGATAAATCTAAAGAAAATATAAAAAAAGATAGTCTTTTCTTTGGGACTAGGCAAACTCAGAGAGTATTCCGCTCTGCTTTTGAGGTCTTCTGCTGATGTGGGAGGGGCTCTGTACTTGAGTTGCGATCGTCTCTTGGGGTGAGTTGAGCGGGTTTGACACTGTGGAGCTTAACCATGAGCGTGTTGAAAGCTGCACCTGCTATTACGGTTGACAGCACTGTTGTGTGCATTGGCAACCAAGTTTCCTCCTCTCTTGAGGATGGAGCCGTCTTGTTGGATTTGGATTCTGGGGTTTACTACGGCCTCAACAGTATTGGCTTTTACATTTGGACTCTAATGAAGAGTCCGATTCGGATCGGCCATCTTCTGAGCTGTTTGCTAGAAGACTACGAAGTCGATCCACAGGTGTGCGAACAAGAGGTGCTGGATCTGGCCCGATCGCTTGCTTCGGAAGGGTTAATTCAGGTTGTGACCGAAGCCTGTCCTTGATTGGGATTCCAAACTTTCCGCTGTCTTCACATTCTCATCGGCTTGATCTTATGGTTTCAGAGTTGGTTTTACAGGCAGCAAGGCCCTCTTCAGCACTTTTGCCAGAGGAGATGTTGCTCAGCTTCCACTTTCACTGCTGGATCCTCAAGCAGTTCAAGGGATCTTTATTTGTTCAGCCTGATTCACAGTGGCGACGGGATTCCCTGACAGATTGGGATCCCCGCCCAGCCGTTCTCAGCTGGCTCCAGTACAGTTCTGCCCGACGCATTTTTCTTGACCCCTCTCTGTCGCAGCAGGACATCGATCTGTGGGCGGATTTGGCAGTCCAAACGGGTCGGCCAGCATCCATGCAGTTGACCACTCCGTCTCTGTTTTGGTTGCCGGAGCACCGTCATCCATTGCCCTGGCAGGTTAAGCGTTGGTCGGATCGTCTGGTGGCGGCTTTCGGCTTGTTGTGCTTGAGCCCGGTTTTTCTTGGGGTGATGGCGTTGATGTTCACCTCCTCTCCGGGTTCTTTCTTTTTCAAACAATGGCGGGTTGGGCATGGGGGTAGGTTATTTCGCATCATCAAGTTCCGCACCATGGTGCCCAATGCAGACAAACTGCACCATCAGGTTATGGGGAACCAAAACGGTTTGCACAAACGCCAAGATGACCCTCGCATTACCCCAATCGGACGCTGGATGCGCAAATACAGCATCGATGAGCTACCCCAATTGTTCAATGTGGTGTTAGGGCAAATGAGTTTGGTGGGGCCACGTCCTTGGGCTATTTACGACGCGATTCGGATCCCTGCCTCCTGCCGACATCGCATGCTTGCCCTGCCAGGAATTACTGGGGCATGGCAGGTTTCGGCACGTTCAACCCAGTTAGATTTGGAAGTTGTCAATCGCATGGATTTGCAGTACTTAGGTCATTGGTCTTTGCTCAAAGATTTATCAATTCTCTTGCAAACATTGCCCAAGGTTGCAACCGGTTTCGGCGCATTTTGAGGAATTTGACCATGAGTTATTTGTACATTGCCTACCCTGCTAGCTATGAAGGGGATCCCAGTTGGGCTAAGCCTGTCGGGGCGGGAGCTTCTTTAGAACATCTGCTCTGTAATGGTATTTTTTTGCGACAGGGAGAGATTCACATTTATCGTTGTCGGGTCTTGAGCGGAAATGGCTCTGGCAGCAGTTCTAGAGTGAAGTGCGAGAGCTTTTTGGGCACCTACTGCGCTACCTCTGAGGTCTTTCGGCCTGCTGAACCCAATTTGGTCTGGAGACAAACAGGTTGACCCATGCCCGACAAAGCTCCTGCTTCATCTCAGGCCTTACAGGTATGAAGCGGGAAAAGGCTGTAGTTTGTTCGATGCTCGTTAGGAAGGTGAGCCCGACCATGAATGTAACTGTCATTGGTACTGGTTATGTAGGCTTGGTAACGGGTGCCTGCTTGGCTCAAATCGGCCATCAGGTGATCTGTGTGGACAATAACCGCGATAAAATTGCGGCCCTACAAGCTGGAAAAATTCCAATTTACGAGCCAGGGTTAGAGTCGATTGTCTTTCGTCACTCTTATAGATTTCTAGATAGATCTCTGGATCATGAAATAGATCATGAAGCTGCATCCTCTCCTCCAGGATCCATTCAATTCACCACTGACCTCAATCGCGGCATCGAATTCGGGGACACTATCTTCATTACGGTTGGCACTCCGGCTTTACCCTCCGGGGATCCGAATCTGCAATACGTAGAAGCAGTGGCCCGTGGCATCGGACAGGGCTTAATCCGTACCCAAACGCGCTCTCGTTACCGAGTTATTGTCAATAAGTCCACGGTGCCGATTGGCTCCGGGGATTGGGTGCGCATGATGATTTTGGATGGAGCCGCCCAGGCAGCCAAAGAGGAATTATTGGTGGGCAGTTCAGTGTTGGCGGGATCCCACGGCAATCCTCGGCGCTTCGATCTGGAGTCTGTTTTGCCCCGCTTCGATGTAGTTAGCAACCCAGAATTTTTAAGAGAAGGCAGCGCCATTTGGGATACCTTCCATCCCGACCGCATTGTAATCGGCTCGGATAGCTCGACGGCAGTCGCGATCATGCGGCAGCTTTACGAACCGATCATTGACCGCAGCTGGGATCCCGAGGCAACAACAGACGAGCGACCGCCGGTACCCTTTTTGGTGACGGATTTGGCCTCAGCGGAAATGGTGAAATACGCCGCCAATGCCTTTTTGGCCACCAAGATTAGCTTCATCAACGAAGTAGCCACCATTTGTGAGCGGGTGGGGGCTGATGTGACGGAGGTGGCTAGAGGCATTGGTCTCGATTCTCGGATTGGCCCCAAGTTTCTCAACGCTGGTATTGGCTGGGGGGGCAGTTGTTTCCCCAAAGATGTCTCGGCGCTGGTGCGCACAGGGGCAGATTACCACTGTGCTACTCCCATTTTGGAAGCGGTGATCGAGACCAACCGGCAGCAACGGTTTCGGGTGGTGGAAAAGCTGCAGCAGGAATTGAAGGTGCTGAAGGGGAAAACCATTGGCCTGTTGGGGCTCACCTTCAAACCCAATACCGATGACATGCGGGATGCTCCTTCCCTGACGGTGATCGAACAACTGCTGAAATTAGGAGCCAAGGTCAAAGCCTACGACCCGATGATTCAAGCAAATGAGGGATCCCTGGCGGGGGTGCAGTTGGAGCGGGATGCCCTAAGCTTGGCCCAAGGATGTGATGCACTGGTTTTGGTAACGGAGTGGCCGGAGTTTGCCAGTGTGGACTTTGACTGTCTGGCGGCGGGGATGCGGCGAGCCTTGATCGTGGATGGCCGTAACTTTTTCTCACCCGAATTGATGCACCAAGCAGGGTTTACCTACATTGGCATGGGGCGTTGAGGTGAAGTGGGAAAGCCTTGCAGCAGGTGGCGGCTAAGGATTCCAAAGCCATGAACTTGAACGGTCTAACTCAAGTAGAGAAAGAGGATCCCTGACATGAAACGGCATGCTTTGGTTCTTGCCTGCACTCTTGGTTTGAGCTGTTTTCCTGTGGCGGCGATAGCGGCTGAACCTCAACTAAGCCTAGATGGCCGCCTAACCTGGCAGGAGCGTGCCTACATTCTGGGGCCTGGGGATCGGGTTCGGGTGACGGTTTTGAACGAGCCCAGCCTGAGTGGGGATCAGCAGGTGTTATTGGATGGCACCTTGGCCTTGCCTCTGGTGGGCACGGTACCGGTGGAAG contains:
- the hepC gene encoding heterocyst development glycosyltransferase HepC, whose protein sequence is MVSELVLQAARPSSALLPEEMLLSFHFHCWILKQFKGSLFVQPDSQWRRDSLTDWDPRPAVLSWLQYSSARRIFLDPSLSQQDIDLWADLAVQTGRPASMQLTTPSLFWLPEHRHPLPWQVKRWSDRLVAAFGLLCLSPVFLGVMALMFTSSPGSFFFKQWRVGHGGRLFRIIKFRTMVPNADKLHHQVMGNQNGLHKRQDDPRITPIGRWMRKYSIDELPQLFNVVLGQMSLVGPRPWAIYDAIRIPASCRHRMLALPGITGAWQVSARSTQLDLEVVNRMDLQYLGHWSLLKDLSILLQTLPKVATGFGAF
- a CDS encoding GumC family protein, yielding MPVRRPLPERVIRAFLPESWLFLLVLIAVLGPAVYWIRRIPPIYQARSELLIESPRSVERLVSGANNSGVSSLDTVGDRVNPINNQIALIRSTPIFEKALEQAGLERQGVPQGALGVKLLGGTDLVEISYSSTDPELPPKVVAAITEVYIQENLRLNRERASQARRALERQLPELQEDLKNAQDALEAFQQENRFLGGGSETADVARTLNEMRQRVQAAQVELSSTVQRIESLQGQLPEDPDAALRIVGLSRDPNFQALRADLVKAETELAQLQSRYTDQNPQVLSALEKRERLAALLRDYSIRALGEQAGSDLAIPDPVQQGLVEQWFELGVERAAQNARLGQLNSQFAEIQSRYNELPQLLKEHTQLQLALDRARQTYLIFSENLASSRILEQQSLGNVRVIEPPSQRSVPIGPNRKPLYAVALVLGTLTGLGAVWAKVATNNKLRTLPELRDILPLPVLSAVPWGGVEKLADPSSGKENPLLDGYQTLQAHMRMLPREVHTIAIASWSRPEGSGLVAENLALLEAQVRRRVLLVRANANEMGSPHLSRFDATTLEERDLKDPAEEERQWREWLQTQTAERPNGSKASAELRGFDVLTYQVGLSLSAYKKWSMLLERLRKRYDLVILDCPPVSQGSAATLLASLCDGVLWVAAPQQLGRRGAAAAAETLRTWDTRLLGQVVVGTGAHTVVKGHPRLGKSKNQGLLPEVV
- a CDS encoding PqqD family peptide modification chaperone, with protein sequence MSVLKAAPAITVDSTVVCIGNQVSSSLEDGAVLLDLDSGVYYGLNSIGFYIWTLMKSPIRIGHLLSCLLEDYEVDPQVCEQEVLDLARSLASEGLIQVVTEACP
- a CDS encoding O-antigen ligase family protein — its product is MLPDQHAEKVIFWTIALVPLWWVLGIQIIVYPLVGGYLLLRSWYRPQPVPLLVGWHLWCGYIIAWLVSLLINLALGVAEVGRSLTALGAILGVWVLTVAVWYAVRRLQVRFQVVVRAACIVGLCQLIAVVIGEGYLRLTGSLLETHSLVTILWPSIPARVFFEAQLYGLDRIAWEVDPVLVPRLKSFYYWSPLAGTMSLILSQIALTEESRFWRWVGLMGAVVTLRFSAARMAQLAFGAATLISLWFGSRWGRRILNGLVIPLAAASPFLISGFTWYLFNYRRDSFTLRQEMYREAFEAFLDSPFFGYGAQGHSRITHHPLGSHSQVLSSLYQTGAIGSALIILAWLAIAVALVNWVLKHPRLAPCLGAWVGLTFVMLTEEYHAASVTAFTLSAWLGCAWNWGEQTIRRQWLPPWWQEPPFPWQQ
- a CDS encoding glycosyltransferase family 4 protein, encoding MKILHALYQSKTGTGTLQVVLDLQASAQAAGHTVSILARDAQVFADAGAEQFFTGNKLWDWLRFGQRIARDSPDVVHVHDRYCSLLLRGIPNRPPSVQTNHIAYTTRRRFTLLADVVVGCSEAMDRHHAEFFNLPSYRRAVIQNGITARLPEPEQVAKLQQSLPGQKKKLCLTVARLEPEKGHHYLLEAIAGLDPALRKAWGFVMAGSGSLENPLRKQTQQLGLDADVFWIGHTAWVPEWLALAEVFVLPSLLEGLPLSLLEAMAAGLACLATDVGGTAEALHPQRNGLLIPPEDAPALREGLTQLLSNPQLRRHFGQAARADYQRHWRFERTWQQYEALYQRLHRTALHSPAIPPDSLTPRLP
- a CDS encoding WecB/TagA/CpsF family glycosyltransferase; this encodes MMSTHLQILPPSVPTKALGQVFAVDLLGRQLHCMTAPALVEEIWQACRYNQRRVIAHCNVHGFNLSMICPRFYRFLQAADIVHCDGIGILKAIGYLGKLKLPVEYRVSYSILMPLLLERCQREGLSLYLLGGSPTHLEKSLSNLRRLYPHLQVTGHHGYFAAEDSEENTAIVESIRASGCQILIVGMGMPRQEYWIEQHRERLAVNAILSGGAVIDRLAGVVPDCPKWLSDVGLEWLYRLSREPQRLSVRYLLGNPTFVLMLTLARLQGFRVSWVEQADPAERTLPVRRMQPPEEAKIRLLGQMLAESGILKPAQVEQALVEHQLTGRPFREVVLHHGWALEEALEVVTERLLRKEMPK
- a CDS encoding UDP-glucose dehydrogenase family protein, which encodes MNVTVIGTGYVGLVTGACLAQIGHQVICVDNNRDKIAALQAGKIPIYEPGLESIVFRHSYRFLDRSLDHEIDHEAASSPPGSIQFTTDLNRGIEFGDTIFITVGTPALPSGDPNLQYVEAVARGIGQGLIRTQTRSRYRVIVNKSTVPIGSGDWVRMMILDGAAQAAKEELLVGSSVLAGSHGNPRRFDLESVLPRFDVVSNPEFLREGSAIWDTFHPDRIVIGSDSSTAVAIMRQLYEPIIDRSWDPEATTDERPPVPFLVTDLASAEMVKYAANAFLATKISFINEVATICERVGADVTEVARGIGLDSRIGPKFLNAGIGWGGSCFPKDVSALVRTGADYHCATPILEAVIETNRQQRFRVVEKLQQELKVLKGKTIGLLGLTFKPNTDDMRDAPSLTVIEQLLKLGAKVKAYDPMIQANEGSLAGVQLERDALSLAQGCDALVLVTEWPEFASVDFDCLAAGMRRALIVDGRNFFSPELMHQAGFTYIGMGR